Within the Halorhabdus rudnickae genome, the region GTGACGTCGGCGTCGAGTTCTTCCTCGGCGACCCGGTGGACCGCCTCCTGGAGGCGCTCACCTTTCCGGACGCGACCGCCGGGGACGAACCACTCGCCGCTCGCTGGTTCGTTCGTCCGGCGTGCGAGGACGACCCCGGCACCGGTTTTGACGACCAGGTCGATGGAGACGATCGGGACCGAGGCGACGATAGTCGCCCAGTCGTCAGCGTCGATCCAGCCGGGACCAGTCACCGCCTCGGAACGGATCGCGTTGTCCACGTGCTCAGTCATCTGCGATCTCGTCACGGTGAGTCTCGTACCACTCGATTGTCTCCCGTAAACCGTCCTCGAAGTCAGTCCGAGCTTCCCAGTCGAAGTACGCCTTCGCACGGCTCGTATCGAGGCGCCGCCGGGGTTGGCCGTCTGGCTTTGAGGTG harbors:
- a CDS encoding NUDIX domain-containing protein, which translates into the protein MTEHVDNAIRSEAVTGPGWIDADDWATIVASVPIVSIDLVVKTGAGVVLARRTNEPASGEWFVPGGRVRKGERLQEAVHRVAEEELDADVTIEASLGAYQHFYRTADVEDAGGKHYLANGFVVRTDSETFALDDQHDAVDIFETPPDDLHPYTAQYLADTGVL